ATCTTCTGCCAAGAGATCGAAAACGATGACCAGAAACAAGCTCTTTGCTGGCTGTGCAACGAACCAGCATCGGGAAGTCCCGCCTACAAATGCTTGAAATGCAACTTCCGCCAACATAAATCATGCATTGACAGACCACACGGCGTAGATCTTGAAATCGAACATAAATATTGGTGGAAACGACATCACTTGATGTTCATAGCCATAGACATCACAATTCACGTTGTTTGCTCAGGATGCAAGGAACCAGTATTCGGTCCCGCGTATAAATGCTCCATACCCGAATGCGCCTTCCTTCTCCACAAATCGTGCGGCGAACTATCCAACGCGATCCAGCACCCTATCCACCCAGACCACACCCTTCTTCTCCAAGAGCCATCAGCGGGTGATGACTGTTCTCTTTGCCACAAAAATTGCAGCGGGTCCTTCTTTTACCGTTGCCGCCTCTGTTCTTTCAACCTCGACGTCGTATGTGCTTCGCGCTGGAGAACCAACGCCGACGATTGCCTCAAACACGCACTTGTCCCCTTGCGGAAGGGGATACAGTTCACTTGCGAATCTTGTGGCGAGAAAGCCATGGATGGCGGCTACATGTGTAGCGAATGTCGAGTCTTGATTCATGGTAAGTGTGATCTATTTCCACACACCATCAACACTAAGACACATGATCACTCTCTCGTTCGCACCTATTCTCTAGTTTGTCAAGTCGAGAAACAGGACAACGTGTTCTGTAAACTGTGTTATAAAAAGGTGAAAACAAAGTATGCAGCTTACTTTTGCCGGGATTGTGGCTATGTTGCACATTTGGAATGTGCAAAACAGCACCAAAGCTCTAGTGGAGCCAGTAATTCCGTTGACTACTTAACTCATTTGGTTCATTTGGTTGAGGGAATCAGTCTAGTGGAAGACCAAAAGGTTAGTCTTCAGGAGATCAATCATTTCAGTCATCCACAACATAACTTAATCCTCGGCGATGAAAAGCTCTTAGACGACATGCGTTGTGAGGGGGTGCATGCATATGATCTTTGACGCCCCGTTTTATGTATGTGTCCGATGCAATTTCTTTCTTCATAATAGATGTGCTAAACTACCCTTAAAGATTAAGCGAGGGCTATTCCATGAACATTCACTCACCCTGGCCTCCTCTCTCAGGCACCATACAAGGGTGGATTGTTATGGTGTAATGCTTGTAATCGTGGTCGGCATGGCATCACCAATATATGTGATGAATGTGAATGGTACAACTTAGACATTTAATGCTGTTTAATTCCGGAAACCCTTAAACATGAAGATCACCAACTTACTTGCAATTCCTAGACCGGTGGTATTAATTGGGCAAATACTTACAATTTCAGCAACATATTGGTAAACTGACAAACTAAGCTGATCACATAAGATGTCTAAGCAAAACAAGGAGATCGTAGTTGTTGAAACATATTATCGATCTACTACTCaaaattttagatttatagGTGAAGatcaaagaaaattatttgttcgTTATatatgccttttcttttttagcttgTTTCCTTTCACAGTTTAATAGGAGTGTTATTGTttaagctttttttaaaaaaaataaaaaataaaaattatcagaGATCAAGCCTGTATACAATCCTTGGCAAAGGCAAAACTAATTTCATTACATTCTTGATTCGGACGCAtcaaatcaacataaaataaaaatagaaaacccTTAATTTAAAGGCTAATGGAGTCTATTTTATATGTATAAGACACAAgatatttatgctccgtttgtttcgacgtaaaatgatttcgacgaaattattttcagaaaaaataattttcttgaaaatatttttcggtgtttggttcgcacgaaaaaattacgaaatgaaaaaatcagagtttggcaaatgtcgccagaatccggcaacgtccggtcgccgtcgccggattccggcgaaaaaTTAACCGGATTTCGGCCGTAATCTTTCGGATCCGGTCAtgtccggccggatcccggccattttggccagatccggccggatcaatggccggatccaggccgttttggccagatccggctggcTTGGCCGGAAACCGGTaaattccggccggaatttggtcatcccgtggccggattccggcgccggCACATTTCCAGCAACCGGATGTTCtcggactccggcgccgactggattccgacgaccggatgttgtcggactccgacACCGACCGAATTCCGACGACcgataattgttaaattctgacgatcggatatcaaacatgcgtgtaaggacgaagagtttcatttcggaaaacgatttacagttttaaaaatcgtaaatcgtttttcgaaaattaaagaagcttttatggtcaaaccgaaaataattttcgttgaccattattttcgcccctatcaaataccggaaaatgccgaaatcgttttccaaaaatcattttacgccgaaacaaacggagcattaattttGTACCCATATGGATTGGGTAAATTGTTGCCGTTGTATTAGATCAAAAAATACTTCTCAGTCAGACAAATCTAAAAATAACAGGAAAACTAACTATAATGAGTTATATACTGGAACAGATCCTCTCTAATTAAAACTAGCTGAAGAGGGAGTCGATCCTTTATAAGTAGAGGGCAAAATTATCTTTTTACgttttatttaacaattttgTCATTCACTTATAAAGGATCGGCTCTTCTCCCGTTGGTTTCAACCAGAGAGGATCCAAATCTTTATATACCAAGAGGtagtttcatttttcttttgtcggagttttatttatttatttatttatttttttggcaaaagTTACAGGTATagtgtcttttattttattagaaaaacttcacttcctctgatttttcatcacttttgtaattatactCTTAAACGTTAAGTGTCAATGCACCGAAGAATTGTGTGACATAATGCTGATGTGGATTTCAACTATAGGGAAAATTGTAACAGTGCAGAGTAACTTGTTTCAAATGCTTTCTTGATAAAATACAAGTCCGTGTGTGTTTAATTGGTAAATAGTTTTGAGAGGAGAAATAAGAGAAGtgttacacttttaaaaaaaattctttcaaatttactTCCAAAATGATGTAAGATTGTGATATATCATTTGAGAAGGAAGTTTGGGAGATAAATTTTGAGTTAAAATCTACGATGGGTCTCAGTCTAGCAATCTCGATCCAATAAACTAATAGTACATATTCCAAGGTCTCTTAATTCTAAGGGGAATGCTAggcttacaaaatattttacccaaaaaactCTTCCAAAGTGATGTGGCACCACATGAttgagtttttcaaaatttgaattcatcTCCTTGTCAATCATGTTGGGCCACATCACTTTGGAAGagtttttttggtaaaatattttgtaagccTAGCATTCCTCTAATTCTAATACTCAAACTCAGATTTTCTCTCTCCCACTGAATGAAACATGCCAAATCTTTAGGAAGAGCAATTACAGACAACATAAAATAGATCATATGACAAAGTCAACGAAGACCGTGGTCTCCCAAAAATCCTACCTTATTTTATAAATACACTTCGTTGACTCTAAATATTATGCTAACTTCAGCATTAGAGTTTCTCCGATCCTTTTGATAACCGGCggattaaatgataattttctctatttttcaaGTAGCCCATTGCTGGTTCAACCGTAAGAAAAATTGCATCGACAAATAAAATccttgtgtattttttttcttcaattttttacatgTCTTGTATAAATTTGGAACtgtttcttctatatatatatatatatatatatatatattatttgctttctttcttcttaatcTTAATCCTACATCGTGCCCATCATGGGCATTAATAATGATTTCTATAGGGTCCTTAAAATAACAGGATTATTGTACTGTTGGTCCctgtagtatgccataattatttttcactccctatggtttaaaaagttcatgggaggtccttgtgataagcaataattacaaatcgacccctagcgtcaaattctattaaattttttaacagattccgtcaaatgccacgccagcgccacgtgtcgccaataagatggcgacacgtgtccatcttaataaaaaaaattattaaaaaataaataaaaatacttaattttttttaaaaaaaaaaaaaaaaagaaaagaaagaaagaaaaacggGAAGCAAAGAGGTggctggggggtggccgcgcgccacccccaatggccgggggtggccatcgggccaccccttgcttcccgtttttcttttttctttttcttttttttttttaaaaaaaaagtatttttatttattttttaataaatttttatttttttattaatatggaCACGTGCCACCAttttattggcaacggaatttGACgttagggatcgatttgtaattattgcttaccacaaggacttctcatgaactttttaaaccatagggagtgaaaaataattatggcataccacagggaccaacggtgtaatttttcctaaaataacaTCATTTGGTGATGAAGTGGCGGGTGAGTGAAAATGTTGTTTGAAATTCCTAGCTTGATGAACATAAAACACCATCGTGACTGGTCAGGATCATCCTAGTGTTACAAAATTGTGAAACTTTGGATAGACAtcctaatatatattattaaattgagattaaaaaatatttcagaaTGAAAGACAAAAGTGCTAATTACAAgatgaaaaattcaataattCATAACAACAAGATTAAAAGAacagaatataaaaataacaacgttaccattaattataaaattaatttaaaaattgatcACAACCAGAATAGGACAACCaacaataaagaaaagataGGCAATTTACCTGATCAGAACTTATcgccctaataaaaaaaatactcctgTAATAGGTCATGTTTCTAGTAAAAAAATAGCGACGTCACATTTCTTAATCTTTTCCCAAACCCCGCTACTAAAAAAGATGTTTAATTCTTACCCTTCACATCCTAAGACTATCGACAACTTGATGAATTTGCCCAATATACCCCCGTGGTAAACTGATCACATAAGCTGTCAAAGCAAAACAAGGAGATAATAGTAGTTGAAACAAATGATCATACGActcaatttttttagatttatagCTGAAGATCAAAGAAAATGATTAGTTGGTTATATTatatgccttttcttttttagtttaaccttttttttcttccaaatcttTATACAATCCTTGAAATAGGCAAAACCAACATAAAGTagaaaagaggaggaaaaaaacGTAATTTAAGGGGTAAGAGCACTTCCGATTAATGGATTATCTATTTGTAACTTTAagctaaaatagataataaaagtgCTAAAAAGAGACTCTATCAActtatgtattccaactctagAATATAATTTTCGtaattccataaatagtgcAATTCTATaagtagagttatactattcacttatctatttttttttttttaattttttatctccacctttttagctttgtttttttcctttttccctcctCCACCCCacgttcttcattttttttctttctttctttatagtggagatctaagggaaagtgtgtaaagtagtggaATTATCAAGCGGGAcccatgtgaaaaaaaaaatactataatgaaaaaaattaatgaaaaataatatagagttaagaatagataatatGATGTATAATGCATTTTAAAACttattagctaaactagataaaatagattttgattagctattctagattgaaaaatgagaaatgtttggttgtaCACTTTTATCCTactcctatcccacccttgtctacgtggaccaataatgtgagtcATAGTagagagagtgtagtgggaccctGCATTTTTTAACAGGGAAATGCTACAATTCCCACCACTATCCCACCCCAATCCCATCACTCCTAAGTGTATgaagttgaaaattgatttattaaataaaaaagtaaaatcactTTAGTGTTGGTGGGATTGGGGTGGGATGGTGGTGGGAATTGTAGCATTTCcctttttaacaacattattggtccacgaagacaagggtgggataagagtgggatgagagtgtacaaccaagcatttctcaaattttaagaaagttacaaaaaccCCTCCACAACAACTTtcctaaaattttcatttccttaAGAAGTGAATAATACTTCCGAATATATTTAGAAAGCGCTAAGAACATTCATAGCAGCTTCTCTATAACGGTCAtattccctaaattttattttttttaaaaaaaaaagtcataaaaaccAACAGCTGCTTTCctaaaaatttttatttcttgaaaaatgaacGGTGCTTTCTGGTGCAATGGAAGATTGGGAAGCACCGTTTATTTACCAAccattattataatcataataaaaagtcatctctctcctctcacatCCTTCCAGAGTTCCAGTTGCTTtcatctcctttcttcttcttcatttgtttttcttcatcCAAACCCACATGAccgtttcttctttttctccacGAGATTGATGAATGAGGAAGCCTGGTTGCTGGAAAAACGAATCAGGAGTTCTCTCCGTGTCGCCTCAACTGAAATACGAGTTACACATGACTCGTACCCCTCTGTTTTACTATTTCATCGAGAAAGAGGGGGACCCCATAGACGACCCTGTTTTGCTCTGGTATAGTGGTGGCCATGGTTGCTCTGCTTTCAAAGGTCTTATTTATGAAAATGGTACATTTTCCATTCCTGATGCTAAACTCAAAAATATgtttgagagagtgagaggagGACGATATGTCCACGACGGCACCACCAGGCCCACCCCTTTCGTCCTTCCCAAGAAATCTGCTGGCAAATATCATTGAGTTTCATCGTAGCCATGGCCACTGGAGAAGACTAAGTGAGCtgggaagaagagagaagaaaagaaattaaaaaaaaaaaaaaaaaagtataaattaagattttaacGATATAGGGGACAGTGAAGGAAAGCTGCTGGAGTTTTTTTAATTGGGAAATAAAAAAGTGCTTTTTATACCTATACATAGAGGAAAAAAAGGTGGAAAAGCAACACAAGCCACTAGAAATGCCCTaatagaggtttttttttttttttttaataacatctttaatgaaataaaaaagaagaaaccttattttagaaaaagaaacaccatttaaaaagtgtcaatccACCGAAGAATTGCATGATACTGATGTGAACTTTAACTATAGGGGAAATTGTAACAGTCCATAGTAACTTGTTTCAAACCCTTTTCTAACAAAATACAAGtctcaaatttgaaataaaagaagaagaagaaaaaaacctagCCACCTCTCTTTGAAGCACTTGTTCTCTCATTCATATAGAGTCggtttctttcaaaaaatttcgtTGGGGGAGGGAGGTTTCATGCCTCCCTCCTCCCCATGGTGGTTACCTCCTAGCTTTTTTAAGGCTATGGAGTGTTTTTTGTCCCTCTCTGGTGTAAACTAGTGATGGTTAAGTCTCTCCCAACCATTAGGGCTGTGAAGTTTTGTTCTCCCAGTAGATCCGGTAGTAGTTGATCTTCCCCTAGCCCTCTCAAGACTATGGTGGTTTATGTTTGTTTGCTTTTCgttgtattttcttttgttcagATAGGAAGCTTCAAGACAACTTGTAGGGGAGAGGCTGATCTGGTCTGTGTCGTTGGCGGAATGCATGGCCGAACTTTCACcttcatttataattttgatGC
The sequence above is drawn from the Alnus glutinosa chromosome 11, dhAlnGlut1.1, whole genome shotgun sequence genome and encodes:
- the LOC133882095 gene encoding uncharacterized protein LOC133882095 gives rise to the protein MAEQVQETSLQVVNKNTRLGETDVQDCRLWHHLIFCQEIENDDQKQALCWLCNEPASGSPAYKCLKCNFRQHKSCIDRPHGVDLEIEHKYWWKRHHLMFIAIDITIHVVCSGCKEPVFGPAYKCSIPECAFLLHKSCGELSNAIQHPIHPDHTLLLQEPSAGDDCSLCHKNCSGSFFYRCRLCSFNLDVVCASRWRTNADDCLKHALVPLRKGIQFTCESCGEKAMDGGYMCSECRVLIHGKCDLFPHTINTKTHDHSLVRTYSLVCQVEKQDNVFCKLCYKKVKTKYAAYFCRDCGYVAHLECAKQHQSSSGASNSVDYLTHLVHLVEGISLVEDQKVSLQEINHFSHPQHNLILGDEKLLDDMRCEGVHAYDL